Proteins from one Cytophagia bacterium CHB2 genomic window:
- the tnpA gene encoding IS200/IS605 family transposase has protein sequence MKIEYKNLYIHFIFSTYGREKSIPEDNRDRIEKYITGIVNNNSCKLYAIYANPEHVHFLVSRSPEISEEQLATIIADSSERFINQNKLSKGKFAWQQSASAFSVSKSDIAKVCKYILNQKEHHKKVPFAEEYEQFIKHYQETLKKN, from the coding sequence ATGAAAATCGAATATAAAAATCTGTATATCCATTTCATATTCAGCACGTATGGGCGTGAAAAGTCGATACCGGAAGACAATCGGGATCGAATAGAGAAATATATCACCGGAATCGTCAATAATAACTCATGTAAATTGTACGCAATTTACGCAAATCCTGAACATGTACATTTCCTGGTCTCCCGATCCCCTGAAATATCGGAAGAACAACTGGCGACGATTATTGCAGATAGCAGCGAACGTTTCATCAATCAGAATAAACTTTCCAAAGGTAAATTCGCATGGCAACAATCAGCCTCTGCTTTTTCAGTGTCAAAATCCGATATTGCTAAAGTCTGCAAATATATACTCAATCAAAAGGAGCATCATAAAAAAGTGCCATTCGCCGAAGAGTATGAACAGTTCATCAAGCACTACCAGGAGACATTGAAGAAAAATTAA